The Vitis riparia cultivar Riparia Gloire de Montpellier isolate 1030 chromosome 3, EGFV_Vit.rip_1.0, whole genome shotgun sequence genome includes a region encoding these proteins:
- the LOC117911222 gene encoding transcription termination factor MTERF6, chloroplastic/mitochondrial, with protein MEISSSQNGSIMWFFRDKGFDDKSIHEMFKKCKRLEGVHRDRASENWAYLRTIGIQDRKIPSIVTKCPKILALGLNEKIVPMVQCLATLGTKPSEVASAIAKFPHILSHSVEEKLCPLLAFFQALGVPEKQLGKVILVNPRLISYSIESKLTQIVDFLASLGFTREGMIGKVLQKYPFIMGYSVDKRLRPTSEFLKLIGLTEQDLQKVAMNFPEVFCRDANKILSPNVAYLKRRGFEDGQIAALVSGYPPILIKSIKNSLEPRISFLVEVMKRDINEVVNYPDFFRYGLKKTLELRQKLLEQRKIECSLSEMLDCNQKKFLLKFNLIERPT; from the coding sequence ATGGAAATCAGCAGCTCTCAAAATGGTAGCATCATGTGGTTCTTCAGGGATAAAGGTTTTGATGATAAGAGCATCCATGAAATGTTCAAGAAGTGCAAGCGCTTAGAGGGTGTGCACAGGGACAGAGCATCTGAGAACTGGGCTTACTTGAGAACCATTGGTATTCAGGATAGAAAGATACCTTCCATTGTTACAAAGTGCCCTAAAATCCTTGCTCTAGGCCTCAATGAGAAGATTGTCCCTATGGTCCAGTGCCTTGCCACTTTGGGAACAAAACCCAGTGAGGTTGCTTCAGCCATAGCCAAATTTCCTCACATACTCTCTCATAGTGTGGAAGAGAAGCTCTGTCCCCTCCTGGCTTTCTTTCAGGCACTGGGAGTCCCTGAGAAGCAACTTGGAAAGGTGATCTTGGTCAATCCTCGGCTCATCAGCTATAGTATTGAATCTAAGCTTACACAAATTGTTGACTTTCTTGCTAGTCTTGGCTTTACCAGAGAGGGGATGATTGGTAAAGTTTTGCAGAAATACCCATTTATCATGGGCTATAGTGTTGATAAAAGGCTACGCCCTACTTCAGAGTTCTTGAAATTAATTGGTCTGACAGAGCAGGATCTTCAAAAAGTGGCAATGAATTTCCCTGAAGTCTTCTGTAGAGATGCAAACAAGATTCTGAGCCCCAATGTTGCTTATCTAAAGAGAAGAGGGTTTGAAGATGGACAGATAGCAGCTCTAGTGTCTGGTTATCCCCCTATTTTGATCAAGAGCATAAAGAATTCTTTAGAACCTAGGATAAGCTTTTTGGTAGAAGTAATGAAGAGAGATATTAATGAAGTTGTTAACTATCCTGACTTCTTCCGTTACGGTTTAAAGAAGACATTGGAGTTGAGGCAAAAACTTTTGGAACAGAGGAAAATAGAATGTAGCTTGAGTGAAATGCTTGATTGTAATCAAAAGAAGTTCTTATTAAAGTTTAATTTGATTGAAAGACCTACCTAA
- the LOC117911220 gene encoding probable L-type lectin-domain containing receptor kinase S.5 — MIIMKPKMGRNWVIFLLLVTSGVVMASAAEVLVTQFSYNEFNEERDTGSFKLLGQASIDGGALQLTPDTSNDDYVKINKSGRIFWPKSFKLWDSNGDEEDGNLASFVSFFVINIYRQPSWNAGEGFAFVIAPNLTIPEASYGQWIGLTNATTDGDRTNQIVAVEFDTEKQDFDPDDNHIGLNINSVRSYTTVSLTPSGIEISPEEGTNYSVWVQYDGQAKVMEVYMGKEGDPKPSSPLLRDTIDLKHYVKQESYFGFAASTGYSAIQLNCVLKWKLDMEILPGDKGFMWWLLSIPAVILILVVVGGIVYLNYKKRREGGNREEGNVLGDLRRLTGMPREFRYKDLKKATKNFDESTKLGQGGFGVVYKGVLQEDGDDSTTEVAVKQFSRDDIKGKGDFMAELTIIHRLRHKHLVRLVGWCYEKGKLLLVYDFMPNGSLDKHLFGDHYDNTLNWERRYNIVTGVGSALLYLHNEFDQKVVHRDLKGSNIMLDSAFNARLGDFGLARALDNDRSSYAELELGGFPGTMGYVAPECFHTQKATVESDVYAFGAVVLEVVCGRSPGSEISYNQRLYSLVDWVWMLHREGRIVEAVDERLGNNYVDDEARRLLLLGLACSHPSASERPATLAIVQILSGSVSAPHVPPFKPAFTWASMASLTTPTTTSIILPSIASLSP, encoded by the exons ATGATAATTATGAAACCAAAAATGGGTAGAAACTGGGTCATCTTCCTCCTCCTTGTGACCTCTGGGGTGGTCATGGCTTCTGCAGCTGAAGTGCTGGTGACCCAATTCTCTTATAATGAATTCAATGAGGAGAGGGACACTGGTAGCTTTAAACTTTTAGGGCAGGCCTCCATTGATGGTGGAGCTCTTCAGTTAACTCCCGACACCTCCAATGATGACTACGTAAAGATCAACAAAAGCGGCCGCATTTTCTGGCCTAAATCTTTTAAGCTGTGGGATTCCAATGGCGATGAAGAAGACGGCAACCTCGCCTCTTTCGTCTCCTTTTTCGTCATTAACATCTATAGGCAACCAAGCTGGAATGCGGGTGAGGGCTTTGCTTTTGTGATTGCACCCAATCTTACCATACCTGAAGCAAGCTACGGGCAATGGATTGGCCTCACCAACGCTACCACCGACGGTGACCGCACCAACCAGATCGTGGCGGTGGAGTTCGACACGGAAAAGCAAGACTTTGATCCGGACGACAACCACATCGGCCTTAATATCAACTCGGTTCGCTCATACACGACTGTCTCTCTCACCCCTTCTGGGATAGAAATTTCTCCTGAAGAAGGGACCAACTACAGCGTCTGGGTCCAATACGATGGCCAAGCTAAGGTGATGGAGGTGTACATGGGGAAAGAAGGGGATCCCAAGCCGAGCTCACCGCTTCTTAGAGATACTATAGACCTCAAACATTACGTGAAGCAGGAATCTTACTTCGGGTTCGCTGCTTCCACAGGCTACTCAGCAATCCAGTTGAACTGCGTTTTGAAATGGAAGTTAGACATGGAGATTTTACCCGGAGACAAAGGGTTCATGTGGTGGTTGTTGTCCATACCTGCGGTGATATTGATCTTGGTAGTGGTAGGTGGGATTGTGTATCTGAAttacaagaaaagaagagagggAGGGAATAGAGAGGAAGGCAATGTGCTGGGGGACTTGAGGAGGTTGACAGGGATGCCCAGAGAGTTCAGGTATAAGGATTTGAAGAAGGCGACCAAAAACTTCGATGAGAGTACGAAACTGGGGCAGGGTGGATTTGGAGTTGTTTACAAAGGCGTTTTGCAAGAGGATGGTGATGATTCCACCACTGAGGTTGCTGTAAAGCAATTCTCTAGAGACGACATCAAAGGCAAAGGTGATTTCATGGCGGAGCTCACCATCATTCACCGCCTTCGCCACAAACATCTTGTCCGGTTAGTCG GGTGGTGCTACGAGAAAGGGAAGCTCCTCCTAGTCTACGACTTCATGCCAAATGGGAGCCTAGACAAGCACCTATTTGGGGATCACTATGATAATACGCTGAATTGGGAACGCCGATACAACATAGTTACGGGCGTAGGGTCAGCACTTCTTTACCTGCATAATGAGTTCGACCAGAAGGTGGTGCACCGTGACCTCAAAGGCAGCAACATCATGCTTGACTCCGCCTTCAATGCCCGGTTGGGTGACTTCGGCCTTGCCCGAGCCTTGGACAATGACAGAAGCTCCTATGCTGAGTTAGAACTAGGTGGGTTCCCAGGAACCATGGGCTATGTTGCTCCAGAGTGCTTCCACACACAGAAGGCCACGGTCGAATCTGATGTGTATGCTTTCGGAGCAGTGGTGCTTGAGGTGGTGTGTGGAAGAAGTCCTGGAAGTGAAATCTCTTACAACCAGCGTCTATATAGCTTGGTAGATTGGGTTTGGATGTTACATCGAGAAGGGCGGATTGTAGAAGCTGTGGATGAGAGGCTTGGGAACAATTATGTGGATGATGAAGCAAGAAGACTTCTACTTCTGGGGTTGGCCTGTTCACATCCCTCAGCCAGTGAACGGCCAGCAACACTGGCCATTGTCCAGATTCTATCAGGTTCTGTCTCAGCCCCCCATGTACCTCCATTCAAGCCAGCCTTCACATGGGCCTCCATGGCTAGCCTCACCACCCCCACAACCACCAGCATCATACTTCCTAGCATAGCATCCTTGTCTCCTTAA
- the LOC117911221 gene encoding pentatricopeptide repeat-containing protein At4g38150: protein MMRALQGKVSKVVFSDCLKDLLHSSHSSPSNPSPSPLPLLLRRFSSIDASSSTRGASRREDLANNSDLFRPTTEPDDDTYGRQSSSSCGGGSSNPPNPIPNRPLRGEQRMNRPPPHIPQRKLGLPKDEGVDRASQASPFNQPSPAEKVGATLEDGFLERFKLGVQKKERPQESAAAQPSREQDASHGKEQPPQNADEIFRKMKESGLIPNAVAMLDGLCKDGLVQEAMKLFGLMREKGTIPEVVIYTAVVEGFCKARQLDDAVRIFRKMQNNGISPNAFSYTVLIRGMYKGNRLDNAVDFCVEMLEAGHSPNVATLVDLIHEFCKEKGVEEAKNVIVTLKQKGLFVDDKAVREYLDKKGPQSPLVWEAFFGKKSPQRSF, encoded by the coding sequence ATGATGCGGGCTTTGCAGGGTAAGGTTTCTAAGGTTGTTTTCTCTGATTGCTTGAAGGATCTTCTCCATTCATCTCATTCTTCTCCCTCCAACCCTTCACCATCGCCGTTGCCTCTACTGTTACGTCGTTTCAGCTCCATTGATGCTTCCAGTAGTACCCGTGGTGCAAGCAGGCGAGAAGATTTGGCAAACAACTCTGATCTCTTCCGTCCAACAACCGAGCCTGATGATGATACGTATGGACGACAAAGCAGCAGCAGCTGCGGCGGCGGCAGCAGCAATCCTCCTAACCCCATACCCAACAGACCCTTGAGAGGTGAGCAACGAATGAATCGTCCCCCTCCTCATATTCCCCAGAGAAAACTTGGCCTCCCCAAAGACGAGGGAGTTGATAGAGCCTCCCAAGCTTCTCCCTTTAACCAACCCTCGCCTGCAGAAAAGGTGGGTGCCACATTAGAGGACGGTTTTCTTGAAAGATTCAAGCTCGGTGTCCAAAAAAAGGAACGCCCCCAAGAAAGTGCGGCCGCTCAGCCCTCCAGAGAACAAGACGCTAGCCATGGCAAAGAGCAGCCGCCCCAAAACGCGGATGAGATTTTCAGGAAAATGAAGGAATCCGGTCTTATTCCCAATGCTGTGGCCATGCTTGATGGCCTCTGCAAAGATGGTTTGGTCCAAGAAGCCATGAAGCTTTTCGGTTTGATGCGGGAGAAGGGTACCATTCCAGAGGTTGTGATATACACTGCTGTGGTTGAGGGCTTCTGCAAGGCCCGGCAGCTTGACGATGCAGTGAGGATTTTCAGGAAAATGCAGAATAATGGCATCTCACCAAATGCCTTTAGTTACACAGTATTGATTAGGGGAATGTATAAAGGTAATAGATTGGACAATGCTGTTGATTTCTGTGTGGAGATGTTGGAGGCTGGTCACTCCCCAAATGTGGCAACATTGGTGGATTTAATCCATGAGTTTTGTAAGGAGAAAGGTGTGGAAGAAGCAAAGAATGTCATTGTAACACTCAAACAGAAAGGAttatttgttgatgacaaaGCTGTTAGAGAGTACTTGGACAAGAAAGGACCTCAATCACCATTGGTTTGGGAGGCATTCTTTGGGAAGAAAAGCCCACAGAGATCTTTTTGA